The stretch of DNA ATGGTGTCTTGCTTCAGCCGCAAACCGGCACCCGGCCACAGTTGTGGATGCTGGGTTCCAGTGACTTCGGCGGCGCGCTGGCGGCGCAGCTTGGAATGCGTTTCGCCTTTGCGCATTTCATCAACGCGCATTTTGGCGAGCGCGTGGCGCAGATGTACCGGGAGCAATTCCGCGCGACACATGAGCCACGGCCTTATCTTGCGGCAGCCGTCTTCGTCATTTGTGCGGACACCATGCAAGAAGCGGCAGCGCTTGAAAAAGCGGTTGATCTGCGCCGCGTGCAGATGGCGTATGGGCTCAATGAGCCGATCCCGTCGCTCGAGCAGGGCGAGGCGCAAGAGTACGGCGAGCGCGAGCAACTTCTCATCGCGCGCGAAAGGCCGCGCAGCATCATCGGCACGCCGGAGGCCGTCACTGAGCGTCTGCATATGCTGCAGACACAGTTCCAGGCCGACGAGCTCATCGTGCTGACCGTGGCGGGCAGCTACCGTGCCCGCCTGCGCTCTTATGAACTGCTGGCCGAAGCGTTCCAGCTGGAACGCGCGTCCTGATCGCTTTTTTCTATTTTTGACGTTTTGCGAACTTTTTGGACCTGCATGAAACTCGATCTGAAAATTCTCGACGCGCGCATGCGCGATCTGCTGCCCGCCTACGCCACGGCCGGCAGCGCTGGGCTTGATCTGCGGGCCTGTCTCGATGAGCCGTTGATGCTGCCACCGGGCGGCACGACGCTCGTGCCCACGGGATTGGCGATTCATCTCGCCGATCCCGGCTATGCCGCGCTGATCCTGCCGCGCTCAGGGCTCGGACATAAATACGGAATCGTGCTTGGCAATCTGGTCGGTCTAATCGATTCAGATTACCAGGGCCAGTTGATGGTCTCCACCTGGAACCGCAGCGCTGAGCCGTTCACGCTCAACCCAATGGAGCGCCTCGCGCAACTCGTGATCGTGCCAGTGGTGCAGGCGCAATTCAATATCGTCGAGGATTTCGCTGAGAGCGAGCGCGGCGCGGGCGGTTTTGGCAGCACCGGCAAGCAATAAGCCGGATACCGCAAACGCGCTAGCGCGCCGGGCACAAAAAAAACGGCGCGAGGGGGAAACTTCATCCCTTGCGCCGTCGTGCCATCCAGCATCCAGCACTGGCCTGGCTTTCAGTCAGCCAGTTCAAACCATTCAAACCACTCAAACTATTCGACTTCAACCGCCTCCGGATTCGGCTTGCGCGGCGCTGCCGAAGAATCAT from Paraburkholderia hayleyella encodes:
- a CDS encoding LLM class flavin-dependent oxidoreductase; the encoded protein is MTLLSVLDQTPVIDGHTAANALAATLELAQLADELGYTRYWCAEHHGLRAVCNPCPEVLLARIGSITQRIRLGSGGIMLPYYSPFKIAEQFMMLEALFPNRIDLGVGRAPGGDLRTAQAVAAGAYNRGDIFTQQVTDLTDIIHQTLPTDHLAHGVLLQPQTGTRPQLWMLGSSDFGGALAAQLGMRFAFAHFINAHFGERVAQMYREQFRATHEPRPYLAAAVFVICADTMQEAAALEKAVDLRRVQMAYGLNEPIPSLEQGEAQEYGEREQLLIARERPRSIIGTPEAVTERLHMLQTQFQADELIVLTVAGSYRARLRSYELLAEAFQLERAS
- the dut gene encoding dUTP diphosphatase translates to MKLDLKILDARMRDLLPAYATAGSAGLDLRACLDEPLMLPPGGTTLVPTGLAIHLADPGYAALILPRSGLGHKYGIVLGNLVGLIDSDYQGQLMVSTWNRSAEPFTLNPMERLAQLVIVPVVQAQFNIVEDFAESERGAGGFGSTGKQ